DNA from Kitasatospora acidiphila:
CGGCCGAGGTCCTGGGCGAGGGGCAGTTGAAACGACATGTGGCACCCGATGCACCTGCACGGACACACCTTCCAGGTCGGGCGACACCGGCCCGCGCAAGGACAGCGTCATCGTGAAGCCCAAGCGGCGGATCGTCTGCGATTTCGACGCCGACAACCCCGGCCAGTGGCTGACGCACTGCCACAACGCCTACCACGGCGAGGCCGGAATGATGGGCTTTCTCGCCTACCGGGCATGACGCTGCACCCGTCCGGGGCTGGGGCTGGATGGCGCGCCCGCCCCAGCCCGGGATGGACGGCCTCGTGCGCCGGACATTGACCGGAAACCGCCGCCGTGCATCCAGGGCATGGTCGGTATGGTCTGCGCATGCCACCTCAGCCGCGCAAGGCCGCCGGACAGCCGGTGCTCCAGTACCGCAAGCCCACCCGGGAACGGGACTACTGGGTGTTGGACGACGTGCTGCCGAACGTGGACGAGGTCCGGGCCCGTTGTCTGGCGCGCAAGGACTGGACCGAGGGCTACCCGCACAGGCCCGAGACCTGGCCCGGCCTGCGCGCCATGCCGGCCCTGACGCCGGGTGAACTGATGCGCGTGGAAGCCCTGGTGAGGAACGCGACCGGCGCGAAGAAGCTCTGGGCCGAGACGTCGGCAGGCGGTGCCACGGTCAACCACAACTGCATCCAGGTGGTCGGCAAGGACGAGTGCGAGCCGCGTCCGCACACCGACTCGCGGGCGCTGTGCCGGTACGCGGCGGTGCTCTACCTGAACCCGGATGTGCCCAAGGACTGCGGCACCAGCTTCTACCGACAGAGCCTGCCCGGCGGGGTACTCGGCGGCAACCTGGTCTCGGCTCCGCACAACAACCTGGCCGAGGCGCTGGGCACCCGCTTCGTCCCGGCGGACTCCTTCACCGAGGACGTGCGGGTGCCGCACCGCTACAACCGCCTGCTGCTCTACTCGGCCAACCTGATCCACACCGCGACCGCCTACTGGGGCAGCACCCTGACGGACAAGCGGATGACGGCCGTCTTCTTCTGGATGGCCTGATCCTCGAACTCCCCCTGGATCTGCAGAAGTCCACGCACCGCCGACTACTGGGCGGCCGTGGGCGGCCACCCCCGAGGCACCGGGCAGTGGCCGGAACCGGTCGGTCGACCGCCAGACGGTGTGACGCCCTCTCGCCGGTTGGCGCTGACCATGCCTGCGGATCCTGAACTGGGCCGAAGTAAGCCAGAGTTGATCACCGGCACCCATCGAAGACACCTCGAACATATCGAGTGCTTGAACACTTCTTGGCCAATTCATGACGCATGTCTGTCATGCGCAGGCCATCTGCTGCCACCATTTCGATGCCGCGGATTCACGGGCCCCACACCCCGGCTGCGCGGCTTCTGACTGGCTCCACCGCACCGCACCCGTGCCGCACCGGCGGCCGGGCCGCCCCCACTGCGCCGCGAACCCCGTGGCCAGGTCGTACCGACGCTCGTGACCCCGCGAGCGGTCGGGAAGGAGACCCATGTCCCGCTCCACCCATGCCCGGGCAAGTCTGGCCGCGCTGGCCGCCACCACCGCACTGCTGGTCGCCGGCATACCGATGGTCGCCCAAGCCCAGACCGACACCCCCTCGATCGCTGCCTCCCCCGCGGCCGCCACCCGGGCCGAACTGCTCTCCCAGGCCAACCTGCACAGCGCCGCCATCGCTCAGTCCCTCGGTCTGGACGGCCAGGAGAAGCTGATCGCGAAGGACGTGGTCAAGGACGCGAACGGAACCCAGCACCTGCGCTACGAGCGCACCTACGCCGGCCTGCCCGTGCTCGGCGGCGACCTGGTCGTCCACCAGGCCGCGAACGGCACCATCAAGAGCGTGGACCGGGCCAGCAACGCCTCGCTGACCGGCGTGCCCACCACCCCGGAGGTCGCCGCACCCCGGGCCCAGGCCAGCGCCCAGGCCGAGGAGGCCGGTTCGACGGTGGCGGTCGCCCCCCGCCTGGTCGTCTGGGTGGTCAAGAACACGCCGAAGCTGGCTTGGGAGACCGTCGTCACCGGCAAGCAGCACGACGGGACCCCGAGCCGCCTGCACGTGGTCACCGACGCTCGCACCGGCGAGGTGCTGAGCAAGGTGGAGGGCATCGAGACCGACACCGGCCACGGGGTCTTCGTCGGCACCGTGCCGCTGACCACCACGGCCTCCGGCAGCACATTCCAGCTCAAGGACGGCAGCCGCGGTGGCCAGTACACCACCGACATGGGCAACGGCACCTCCGGCAACGGGACGCTGTTCACCAACTCCACCACCACCTGGGGCGACGGAACGGTGGGCAACCGTCAGTCCGCCGCCGTGGACGCGCAGTACGGCACCTCCGCGACCTGGGACTTCTACAAGAACACCTTCGGCCGCACCGGCATCCGCAACGACGGCGTCGGCGCCTACAACCGCGTGCACTACGACACCGGCTACGTCAACGCGTTCTGGGACGACACCTGCTTCTGCATGACCTACGGCGACGGCGCCAGCGACACCCATCCGCTCACCGAGATCGACGTGGCCGGCCACGAGATGACCCACGGCGTCACCGCCGCCACCGCGAACCTCAACTACTCGGGCGAGTCCGGCGGACTCAACGAAGCCACGTCCGACATCCTCGGCACGATGGTCGAGTTCTCCGCCAACCTGCCCTCCAACCCGCCGAACTACTTGATCGGCGAGCTCATCAACATCAACGGCGATGGCACCCCGCTGCGCTACATGGACCACCCCTCCAAGGACGGCGCCTCGGCCGACTCCTGGTCCTCAACCGTCGGCAACCTGGACGTGCACAACTCCTCCGGCGTCGCCAACCACTTCTTCTACCTGCTCTCCGAGGGCAGCGGCGCCAAGACCATCAACGGCTTCAACTACAACTCCCCCACGGTGAACGGCATATCCGTCACCGGCATCGGCCGCGACAAGGCCGCGCAGATCTGGTACCGGGCTCTGACCACCTACTTCACCTCCACCACCGACTACGCCGGCGCCCGTGCCGGGACCCTGAGCGCCGCCACCGACCTGTACGGGGCGGGCTCGGCGGAGTACAACGCCGTCGCCACCGCGTGGGCCGCCGTCAACGTCGGCTCATTGCCCACCGGCACCATCACCGTGGCCAACCCCGGCAACCAGACCACCGCGCTCAACGGCACCGCCAACCTCCAGGTCAGCGCCACCGGTGGCACCGGCGCCCTGACCTACTCGGCCACCGGCCTGCCGTCCGGCCTGTCGATCAGCTCCACCGGTCTGATCACCGGCACCGCCACCACCGCCGGCACCTACAGCGTGACCGTCACGGCCACCGACACCGCCGGAAAGACCGGTACCACCAGCTTCAGTTGGACCGTTTCGAGCGGAACCGGTGGCGGCGGCGTCACCAACGGCACCTTCGAGACCGGGAACCTCAGCGGTTGGACCTCTGCGGGCTCCACCTCCGCCGGCGCCGCCGCCAAGCACACCGGCAGCTACGGCGCCCAGGTCGGCTCGACCAGCCCGAGCGGTAGCTCCTCGCTCAACCAGACCTTCACCGCGCCCGCCGGCTCCAGCAAGGTCTCCTTCTACTACAACGTCAACTGCCCGGACACCGTGACCTACGACTGGGCGACCGCGACGCTCAAGGACAACACCACCAACACCACCACGACCTTGCTGGCCAAGACCTGCACCAGCGGCCTCGGCTGGAAGGCGGCCTCCGGCGCGATCACGGCCGGCCACAGCTACACCATCACCCTGACCAACGTCGACGACAACTACCCGGGCGACCCGACCTACACCTACTACGACGACATCGCCACCTCCTGATCCAAGCCTCGGACGCATCAGCGTCCTTGGGTAAGTCCCCTGCGGGCATTGGATGCTGAGCCGGTTCTCAAAGAAGAGCGGGAACCGGCTCGGTGACAAGCGGGCCCCGACCGCCGTTGCGGCAGCCGGGGCCCACAGTCTTTCCAGTAGGCGGGGTCAGCCGGTGAAGGCCGCGAGGCCGTTCGGAGTGCCGAGGCCGGTCGAGTCGTCGTAGCCGACTCCGGCGGTGCACAGGTAGGCCGGGGAGGCCCGTAGAAGACCGCCACGACGGACCCGGCGCTCCTCGGTCAGCCGGTCGCAGCCCGGTCCACCACTCGGACCCGCTGATCCAGCTGCTGCGCGAACTCCAGCCAGGTCTCGGCGCACTGCCGGGCCAGGTCCACCACCAGGGCGGTGCAGTGGGTGGGCACCACCGCGGTGAGTTCGGACCACTCCTTGGTCCCCATGGCGTTCTGCTGGAACAGGCGCAGCAGCTGGCGGCCCTCCTCCTTATGGCGCAACGACGGGTCGCGCAGCAGTTTCTCCAGCACCATGGCCGGGTCGGACCGCACCAACCGCATCCGCTGGGTCGCGGTCGCACGGGTCCGCTGAGTCGGGAACACCACGCTGATGGTGCCGTCACCCGCCGCCCCGGTGGCCGGCGCCTCACCGGCTGCCAGCCGGCGCCGGACGTCGCTGACCGTCGCCGGGGAGATGCCGGCCAGCCTGGCGACCTCGCGCAGCGAGGCGTCCGGGCGCTCGGCAATCAGCTCCGCGGCCCGACGGCGGCCCTCCAAGCCGTTCAGCGGGCGGACCTTGCCGTCCCGACCGACCCTGACCTGCAGCTGCGGCTGGTCCGCGGTCTCCGCCACCCGCCGGCGGATCGCCGCCACCGCCCTGGCACCGAGCCCGGCGGTCCGCGCGATCGCCCGGTCGGACAGGTGTGGGTGCGAGGTCACGATCCGCTCGGCCGCCGCCCGCCGATCGGCCAAGGAGAGCGGCAGGCCATGGGTGACGTTCGCCTCCACCGCCTTCAGGAAGGCGTCCGCATTGCTGCCGTCGAAGAACTCCACCTCGATGGCCGACAGGCCCTTGGAGACCGCCGCCAGCAGCCGGTGGGTCCCGTCGATCACTCTCATGGTCTGCCGCTCGACCAGGATCGGCGGGAGCGGCCCGTCCAGCTCCGCCAGTCTGGCGATGTGCTCCTCATCCCGACCACCGGTGCGCGGCGACTCTCCCACCTGCAGCATGGCGATCGGAACCACGACGGTTGATCTCAGGTCTCCGACAGTCTGATTCAAGATGGTCCCCCGATGTTGTGCGGCTCCGAGCTGAGCCAGGCGCACCGGTGCCGACCGCCCAGACGTCAGCGAAGCGCCTGCCAAGTCCTCAGGGCGTCGATCCCGCTCGATCGCTCCGAACCATCGCCAAGGTTCGGAGCCGGCCCTCAAGGACATGGCTCAGCCACATACCTATGCCCCCATCATCGCTTCCGCTCCGGGAAGTGTCGAGCCGTCATTGACCCGTCCTTGTAAAGATCTCGTAGGCGCGATGTCGCATGGATCGCCAACCTCCTGATTTACTAATTAGTTGACTAATAGTCAGATCTTCATCCAGACCGCAGCCCCCTCATGCGACACCGACCCGCGCGGCTGCGGGCGATGGACCCAACCATGGCGCTTGAGCTACGCTGCGACCTCCTGGACGGTGCAACTGGCGCCGAACTGATGGAAAATCAGCAGCCTTATCCGAGCGAGCGCTCACTGCAAGTCAGGCCATCCGTGACCTGCGGCACCCTTGGCAAGTTCGTTCTCCAACTCGGTGAACTCCGCCTTGCTCAGCAGTGGTGTCGAAGCGACCCCCTTCGAGGTCACTGCCCCGGATCCACCCAAAGCCACGAACGCCGCTAGCGCTGCACCGATCTGACGTGCACTCGCAACTGCTTCGCGATGACCCGGTCGTCCTCTCCCCGAGCGAATCCCTCGGCCGCAGCCCTTCGTACCTGCTTCCGGAATGCCCGCCGTGCTTCGGTCAGGCCTCCTCCCTGTGCATATCTCACAGACAGCAGGTGCAGCGCCCGAAACTGGCCAGAAGCACGCATTCGGCGACATCACGCGTTCAACACCGCCCGCAGGCCCCCAGATTCGGGGTGCACGGGGTCGTGGCTTCATTGCGCCTGAGCACGGTCGCGAGGATGTCTTCCTTCACCTGAATGACATGGATTCCCGAGTCGCACCGCTCTGCGAGGCCCTCGACCGGAACGAGTAGCATCGGGAAGTGACCGAGGCACACTGCTCGCCAAGAGGTCTTGATTGGCCGTGGGATTGACGGTCGCGGTGCTCAGGGCTTGGTCGGTGCCCCTGCGCGCTGGCACCGCCGAACGCATTCCTCGGACGGGCCCCGCTCAACCGCCCTGTGCGTCGGGCCACACACCGGTGGCCGGGGTTGGCCCCACCCCCGCCCGCAGTCGCTCGTGCACGTCGTCAGCCGCCAGGGGTGATACCCCGCGGATTCGGGCCGACTCCGCTCCCTGTCGCCCCGCTCCGGCGCTTCGACAGCCACAGCAGACATGTCAACTCGCGAGGTCCCGCCAGGCCGGCCCACTCGTGCTCCCTTGGATCCACAAAGAGACTGTGCTGTTCACGGGGGCTTGAGCAAGCAGGGCGGAACCGTCGGCTGTGCTGCCCGACGGGAGACATCAGCACGAAAACCCAGCAGTCACACATGTCCGGTCATTCCCATCAGCCGCCCCAACCCATAGTGACTGTGAGAGAGGAAACTGTCGAGACGTCACGTCCGTGACCGCACAACGTCAGGTGCGAGCACTGCCCGGCGTGCCCCGGGGCGGATCCGGGGTGGGGGAAGCGGAGCCGGACTCGGCACCGGCAGCGCAAACGCCCGGAGGCCGCTTCCGTGTGTCACGGAAGCGGCCTCCGGGAAGTCCCGACGGCATCACTCCGGTCAGCCCTGGGCCATCGCGGCGATCAGGCTCTTGGGGCGCATGTCGGTCCAGTTCGCCTCGATGTAGTCCAGGCACTCCTGACGGCCGGCCTCACCGAACACCGACGTCCAGCCCTCGGGCACCTCAATGAAGACCGGCCACAGCGAGTGCTGGCCTTCCTCGTTGACCAGGACAAGGTAGTTCGCGTCAGGGTCCTCGAACGGATTCGTCATCACGTCGTCCTCTCTGCGGGCATGATGTGGACCATCCGGCCCCACCGCGACCCACTATGGCCCAGGGCGCCGAGCCAGCGTCAACCGACCGCCGGCGCGGCACGCCGACGTGCCACCGTACAAGTGCGGCTGAGCATCAGTTGAACGGGCGTCGGGGGCAGCCCGGCGTCGGTCTTGATCGACACGAATGCACGGTGCCAAGGTGGATGTGGCGGAGTATGCCACGGCTGGGACGACCGGGCCCGCCGCCGCGGCCGTGCGGGACCCGGAGACGGTGCACCGGCCACCAACCCCGATGCGCCACCCGCTGGTCCGACGGGGAATCACATGGCGAGGAAATCCTCCGGCAGGGCCGGGCGCAGCCTGGCAGCCGTGCCTGTTTCGTGAGGACAAGGGCGGAGCTTGCGGGTGGGCGGGCCCTTCGGCGAGATGGCCGGAGGCGGTTGCGGTCGGAGCGGTTGCGGACGGAACGGCGAGACTGTCACTTCGCCCCTTCGTTCGAGGTCGACAAGGTCCGCGGCCGCCGTTCAACTGCGCCGGACACGCTGTTGAACAGGGCCCGAAGGCCTTGCCGGCAGCCTGTATTGATCACCAGTGCGACGCGGTGCCAAGGTGGGGGGTGCAGCGGAGCCGTGTCGGCGGGCCGCCTCCCCCTCGATTCCCACTCGTCCAGGAGTCCCCACGCCATGCCCCAGGTGAGCACCAACGGCATCCGCCTCTCGTACCAGCGCTCGGGCCAGGGCGAACCCGTCCTGTTCATCATGGGTTCGGGGGCCGCGGGCCATGTCTGGACGGTGCACCAGACCCCGGCCGCCATCCGGGCCGGCTACCAGGCGATCGTCTTCGACAACCGGGGGAGCGGCGGCTCGGACGCACCGGACGGCAAGTACTCGCTGGCCGACATGGTGGCCGACACCAAGGGCCTGATCGAGGCGCTGGACCTCGGCCCGTGCCGGATCGTCGGCTA
Protein-coding regions in this window:
- a CDS encoding M4 family metallopeptidase gives rise to the protein MSRSTHARASLAALAATTALLVAGIPMVAQAQTDTPSIAASPAAATRAELLSQANLHSAAIAQSLGLDGQEKLIAKDVVKDANGTQHLRYERTYAGLPVLGGDLVVHQAANGTIKSVDRASNASLTGVPTTPEVAAPRAQASAQAEEAGSTVAVAPRLVVWVVKNTPKLAWETVVTGKQHDGTPSRLHVVTDARTGEVLSKVEGIETDTGHGVFVGTVPLTTTASGSTFQLKDGSRGGQYTTDMGNGTSGNGTLFTNSTTTWGDGTVGNRQSAAVDAQYGTSATWDFYKNTFGRTGIRNDGVGAYNRVHYDTGYVNAFWDDTCFCMTYGDGASDTHPLTEIDVAGHEMTHGVTAATANLNYSGESGGLNEATSDILGTMVEFSANLPSNPPNYLIGELININGDGTPLRYMDHPSKDGASADSWSSTVGNLDVHNSSGVANHFFYLLSEGSGAKTINGFNYNSPTVNGISVTGIGRDKAAQIWYRALTTYFTSTTDYAGARAGTLSAATDLYGAGSAEYNAVATAWAAVNVGSLPTGTITVANPGNQTTALNGTANLQVSATGGTGALTYSATGLPSGLSISSTGLITGTATTAGTYSVTVTATDTAGKTGTTSFSWTVSSGTGGGGVTNGTFETGNLSGWTSAGSTSAGAAAKHTGSYGAQVGSTSPSGSSSLNQTFTAPAGSSKVSFYYNVNCPDTVTYDWATATLKDNTTNTTTTLLAKTCTSGLGWKAASGAITAGHSYTITLTNVDDNYPGDPTYTYYDDIATS
- a CDS encoding DUF6445 family protein translates to MPPQPRKAAGQPVLQYRKPTRERDYWVLDDVLPNVDEVRARCLARKDWTEGYPHRPETWPGLRAMPALTPGELMRVEALVRNATGAKKLWAETSAGGATVNHNCIQVVGKDECEPRPHTDSRALCRYAAVLYLNPDVPKDCGTSFYRQSLPGGVLGGNLVSAPHNNLAEALGTRFVPADSFTEDVRVPHRYNRLLLYSANLIHTATAYWGSTLTDKRMTAVFFWMA
- a CDS encoding ParB N-terminal domain-containing protein, with product MLQVGESPRTGGRDEEHIARLAELDGPLPPILVERQTMRVIDGTHRLLAAVSKGLSAIEVEFFDGSNADAFLKAVEANVTHGLPLSLADRRAAAERIVTSHPHLSDRAIARTAGLGARAVAAIRRRVAETADQPQLQVRVGRDGKVRPLNGLEGRRRAAELIAERPDASLREVARLAGISPATVSDVRRRLAAGEAPATGAAGDGTISVVFPTQRTRATATQRMRLVRSDPAMVLEKLLRDPSLRHKEEGRQLLRLFQQNAMGTKEWSELTAVVPTHCTALVVDLARQCAETWLEFAQQLDQRVRVVDRAATG
- a CDS encoding MbtH family protein; protein product: MTNPFEDPDANYLVLVNEEGQHSLWPVFIEVPEGWTSVFGEAGRQECLDYIEANWTDMRPKSLIAAMAQG